DNA from Mugil cephalus isolate CIBA_MC_2020 chromosome 5, CIBA_Mcephalus_1.1, whole genome shotgun sequence:
ACAGGTCAGTGTCTCTTTCCGGTTACGCGAGGtgtgaaaatgtttaatgtcCGCAGCACTAACGATTTGAACCCTCCTGTGCGCATATACCAGTAAGATCCTCACGCAGCAAGCGCTGCCCTCGTCTGACGAGAAGGCTGTTGGAGAGAAGCTGAAAAACGGGGACATCAGCCACTCCTCAGAGAAGCTTCCTAACGGTTCAGACGCTGCACCAGGTACGTCAACAAGGGAATACTGCACTAACTTGGGTCTACATCCTGGGGGCTTAACCTGACATTAAACCTAATCTACAgctgaaaatgaatgatttacAACCACTGTACATTGAGTTATTTACTTTACACACCACTGCTTCCCAATCTGTTTAGTTTGTGACCCCTTCAAACAAAACCTTGTTTAATTTAGAGCCCCCTTTCACCGGTTGCTTATCAACGGCGCGGGATAATTTCAACCAAAAAAAGGGATTCTTCCTTCATCTTCCTGCTTTCCGATCCTGTTAGATATCTGGCAACCGCTCAGATCACGAGATTATTTACATGTTCCTCTTGGTGGCTTTAATACCCCAAGCTGAGAAACACTGATTTATATGCATGTCCTACCTGGCAGACTGTagaaatgtatatatgtatctCTGCTTCTTGTTCAGCCACTGTCCCTTTCCGCCGCTCCGTCTTCTCTCCCATCTTCCTGTGGAGTCTGGTTACGATGGGAATGACCCAGCTGAGGATCATCTTCTTTATGGGGGCGATGAACAAAATGCTGGAGTTCATGGTCACAAATGGTAACGAACACCGTAAGTGTCAGCACCGTCAAACACTGGCAAACACTGATTTATCAACAACCTTTGAGCCGTACTAAAATAACGGGTcactcttttttgtgtgtgttttagcttCTGAGGAGCTCAAGCTTGAGGCAAAGGAGAACGGTGAGCAACATGTCATGATACGGCTGTAAATTTGCATGCTCCATAGAAAAAGCCTGGCTTCATCTAATTGATATATCCTCTTTCAGTGGATTTCTACTCGGCCATCTTTGGTacgctgcagctgctgtgtctgCTCACATGCCCCCTGATTGGCTACATCATGGACTGGAAGATGAAGGAGTGTAAAGAGGAGAAGACTGTCGCATCAGGCATAGAGCAGAGGTAGTGAGACGTGACAGGGAATCTTTCTGGGATTGTGGTGACAGAGAGGGATGAACCACCCGTGTCCTGGTATTTGATGAACACGTACATAAATGTCATTGTAATAACTGTCCCCGCGCCTTCACCTGTGTCCACAATCAGCGTGACAAGCGCATCCAAAAGAGACCGGAAGATCCAGAAGGTGACCAACGCCATGAGGGCCTTCATCCTCACCAACTTTCTGCTGCTCATGTTTGGATGCTGCAACCTCATAAACAATCTGCCTGTACAGGTagcgcgcacacaaacaaacacacacagacctcacAAAATATGTACACAGTGAAGTGTCAGTAAACTTCTTGCTTCCTTTCCACCTTAGATCTTGACCTTCATCCTCCACACCATGGTCCGAGGCTTCATCCACTCCTGCTGTGGGGGCCTTTACGCTGCTGTGTGAGTGCTGcacttttaatttgttgtgACCGAGAAATCATTTAAATTGTGCCGTGTTTCCTTTAAACAATATGATTTTAAACGCTTAGCTTAATAACTGTGTGATTTGACTCTCTGCAGTGAGACAATACACTCTTTTCTGAGccatttatgtttatttcctAGCACCATATAAACGGCAGAAACAAAGCCGTTCTTTACAGTGTGATAAAAGCAACCAGATGTGGCGACTGAAGCAGGGGATGCTGCTATAATGCGTTCAGAAACCACAGCTCTGCAAGCATTCGGCAAATTcttgaaaacaaaaattcagtttattattGACGACACTGAATCTAATTTTGAACAGTGCGGTGTGCGCAGATGAGACCCAGTGAACATGATCAAGTCTGTGTTACGCCGTTATCACACAAGCCCCACAGCCACATCAGCATGAAAACAAGCTGTCTCTGGCAATAATTACTACTCTCCATTATGAAACTTAGGTCTAGAACAGAAAATAGGCTGTAATTTCGGAAGTAAATCATCCATTTTATTGTGTTCAGTGTGTCCCTGGTTGTTCCGCAGGTCAGTCTAATGACATTTGGGATTTTAATCTCTAACCGCCTAATGTCTCCCCACAGCTACCCGTCCAACCACTTTGGCACGCTGACAGGCCTCCAGTCCATGATCAGCGCCGTGGtcgctctgctgcagcagccgCTCTTCATCGCCATGGTCGGACCACTCAAGGGAGACCCCTACTGGGTGAAGAAGCTCACTTATTTCTTCATGCCtgcacactgagacacagacacagacttgGAGCACTGTTCAGTGAGCTACCAAGTGTGTGGAGTTGTATTCTGATCTGTATTCtgtgatatgatatgatatgatatgatatgatatgatatgatatgatatgatatgatatgatatgatatgatatgatatgatgttcatgtgctaattctgtaaatttattttactagacttatattttatttctcatttattttaggttatctttttacttgtggccttcagaagtgtttttttttggttgttgttttgtttgtttgtttgtttgtttgtttctatgcgcaactaagctactgtgaccaagcagtttcccttgtggatcattaaagtccatCTAAGTCTTAAGTCCATTACGAGAAGAATGGCTGAattgttattgttaaaaaaCGAAAATAATAGGGAGCATGTCAGCTAAGGTTTTATCCACGTAAGCTCACATTAATACCCTTTAGTAGTTTACTCAATTTCCTCATTCCCCTCTCTTTCACCCTGTAACAATAACTATAATCATATAATAACTAATAATCCTTAGCTGTGATCCGATTGAAGGACTTGGACTTGGTTGTGACTTTGATCACAATGGAAATATCTCAACAAGCACCGAAAGGGCTTGTGAAAGTTAATGTTTTGGCCAATTAGCAAGCGTTAGCATGTTTAACTTGATGGCGAATGTCACAAACCCCGTGCCTGCAAACGAAAACGTGTTGTGGGTTTCCAGCTGAAGTGCTAGCGCTACATTTCCGTTGATTCTTATTAAACCGTGACTCTGCCCCCCTCTTTCAGATCAACCTCGGCCTGCTGATCTTCTCCTTGGCTGGCTTCTTGTTGCCAGGTTACCTGTTCTACCACTGCAGGTGTCTGCAGAGTCAAAAGGACGCCAGAGACAAGAGCCGGGAGATGCAGGCGCTCAACCACACCGAGACCAACGGACACAAACCTCACACCAACGGCTTCTCTGCCGTGGAACCTTAGACGACACCGGGGCTGTAGGACGTATTTTTGTACGCGCCTTCACAAACAAGCGCCAGCGATCCACTCTTccagtcatattttattttcattttttcttttttgttcagttgttCAACTTTGGACCTTGCTGGTGCCACTTTTGCTCACCACAAACCACGTCAGAGTGTAATTTCAAGAGGAGATGTGTCATCAGCgtttgttgctgtttatttattttggttaaaGTCTGAAAGCCAAATTAGTGCGATTTAAAAGCCATAGATTTCACGGACAATGTACTTGAAATACCGTTATGCTAAGATACACATCACAACCCTTGCTAACACCAAAGAACCGCTTGAAGATACTAGGAAAGCAGTGTTGTGTTATCAGTGTGATGATGAGGCAAACTATTAGTTGATTCATTGTGCTACTTCTACTGTACTTCCCCAGTAAAAGCTCGAAATACATACAACACTATTACAGACATTCAAGCTATCAAACACAATCTGTCGAGAGGACTTCTGGTACGTATGAAgggttacacaaacacacacacatgtacatacatacaagCACAGATTTAGGCTGGTTGTAGAGGCACCACAACTACCTcctgttaacttttttttttttgtactgtctCTCTACAACTGATTcatgtctccatgttttttttttcacatgaggAAATATGCACGTTCTCAGTCTTCCGAGGTGGAGTTCATTTGGCCCTTACATTTCTGGAATTTTtacatgaacagaaaaaaaggttttaaaaaaaaaactacacaaagaaaaccaacGTGACTGATTTTAATTCGAACACACAGCGTGTGTCGGCGTCATGGAACACTTTGTACTGCTTTATGCACAGAAATGACCTagtgtgtgtataaaatatgtatttaagtgtatttttttgataCTCTAGTTGCATAAAAAAGGGACGCGTTACCATGTAGTGGGGCTTATTATTAATGAAGCTCAggtgattttattgtgtattctgCTTCTTCCTTTTGTCGTGTATTGATCTGcttcatagattttttttgtttgtttgtaaataGAACCAAGGCATGgcttgtattttattaaatattcttGCTTTACTATGTATGGATCTGTACAGTGTATCACAGTTTATTAAATGAGGGCGAAGTGACAGcaacagatatatttttttcatgtttgtcctGTGAACAGCGTCATGGAAACTTGTGAATTTCATTGtatgtttttagtgttttttttttttttttccactgtatCATCGTCTGTGCCGTCACAGGTTTTAGTAAATTGATCtgatctctctctttccttATCTAGTTTTCTTCATATATGAAACATGTTCTTGACTCTTTGCACTCTCCCACTGAAGGCGATTCAGTGTTTCACATGTGCCATGTGCCTTTACTGCCACGTTGATTTTTATCGCATTAGAAGCGAATACAAGATGTACGCCTCTGCTGAACGACTTTTCTCCGTAAACCAAAGCCGCGGTGCAGCACTTTCCCTCCTCAGGAGAGCAAACAGGAATAAAAGAGCAGCAAGGTTTTAAAACACTATGCATTGACCCTGCAGTGAAACGTCACGTCTGTTTTTGACCGTCATGGCTGTTGATTCGGCTTCGACTGGTATTTTAAGTGCATTTCAGTCGGTGGCAAGTTTATCATACCCACTGTTTTAAATGGTTTCTTTTAAAGCTGACAAATGGTTTAAAGCTATTGGAGTGCTGTTACTTTTGTAGTTGGGATTCACATAAGTTGTTGGCTGAAATTAGTGTATTAAGTTCATTTAAGAACTGGGGACGGTTTCTACAACGTGGaactttatttgtttcatcagtgttttatgtctgtgtcaCCTACAGGGGCTTGTTCAGTCGTATTTTCATCTTCTGGGGCTAAAGTGTGTTGGTATGCAGTGCTAAAtgtacatctttttttttttttttcctgttctcaATCAATATATGTGTGCGTTTGATGAACAAATAAATCTATGAATTGAAATGTATTTAGTATTGTTTGGccattcttttttaaacaatatcATGCATATGTCTTAGGAGGAGATGCAAACAAAGATAATAACCaaagtttatttgattttggcATTGTGGTCAAAAGATATCACAAGGAAATTAAAGAGAGACATACACACGGTGTCCCCTCAGACACCCGCATCACCACACAGCTCATTTGCCTTGTACACTGTTCTGTAACATGTCGGTCCACGTCCACTGTGTCGCCGCGCATTCTCACACACCATACGCCCATTTGCTTCTCTCATAAAATGCACTCTTCAATATTACAATtatctgtaaaacacacacgcatccGCTTACAAAACCACACATTCAGGCATGCACACAGTGGGCTCCTGTCTATCTGAGGCTGTTGCTGTTCGGTTGTGATCCAGCGAGGCCCGGGTGGTCGGGACTGTGTCGGTtctggaggagaaggacagacagacagagagacagagcgctggtttatatttatttaatgatgcCATGTGCTGCTTTTGTGTCTCTCGTCGAGCGTTCACAACCCACACATCACATTCTGGAGCCAGAATGACACAGAAGAGAATCAAATTCATGTGCTTCATTATATTACGTCATTATTCAGCTGCatgtctcagtttgtctggaCGGCCGATCCTTTTAAGTGTCCTGGGGATAATGTCTTCCATCAGAATTCATGAAACAACACTCAGAGGTTCAGAAATGTTTTATCTTCTCATTCTGATATATGCCTCACAACTGTATGGCAGCAAGGTagcctttcctttcattttaattatttggaTCTCTGTTAGCTTTGGCTAAGTCATTGCTATTCCTCCTGGAGTCCACATCCAACACAATTATCTTTACACTGCAGTACACAATCAGACGAGGACCTCAAATCAATCTTCAGTATTAACTcataaaatgcttttaaatacAGCCTATTTCCTGCATCCCTTCATCTGAAATCTTGCTGCAGTCTTgtgagagtgactttgcatgtGAAACCTCATGAGACCCACAACGTGATTAGAGAGTTTTAGAGCGTGATTAGAAGGAATCTATACGTCTGACGACACCGTGGGGCCGGAAATCTAACACGTGGTGGGATTtaggatttaaaacaaaagtaaagacCCATGTATAATATGCAAACTAGAGATAAAATATTGTTGAAACGACGCAaatcttcaaaaacaaaaacaatcgtCTACGAATATCTCATTCAATAACTTAACTAAAttatttcaaaactgaaatatctcaaaatgatttaatattgaatgaatgaatgaagtgaatgAGCTTAAAACTAGTTTTTGTATTTGGTTAAACATTAGCTCAAAGTATTAAGACGATAAACAGAGAGAGGTTTGATTTTTTGGTTGATGACTACATCAGGATCCCTAAATAATGACAAGCTGGAAATGTTCTGGGGTTTTGATAGTTTTTcttaccttcttctttttcttgtctttcttctttttcttgcgGTCGGGATCGtcgtctctctttttcttcttcttcttaggaTCAGTGTCGGAAGGAGTTTCTGTTATATCAAAAACAAGTTAGTAAGTGACCCGCAAGCGAGTTACATTCCTTTGCATTTGTACGTATGGACGGTTTATATCAAACCTTGTGGTAATGGGTCCTGTGGTCGATGAtgcttgtgcttgtgtttactcttcttctttggAGGCTGTATGTGCATCAGTCTGTACTGTTCTGGGagctagaaaaacaaacacaagaacgCATGTAAGGAACAACTAAACAATATggtaaactaataaataaatgaattctttTATAATACTTTTACTCATAGTATCTTGAGTAATCAGCTTGCTGAAATTGTGTGCCTTTGGAACTTGTGAGTGCATGTCttgtgtattgtgttgtaaGTACCGGTCCTGTGTGTAGTCTGAAGCCTGTGAGCAGAGCACCAGTTAGCGGGCTGAAGGAGTTCCCACACACTGGAGGTTTATCGATCAGGGAGCGCAATGAGCTGCCGTCCTGAGTTCCCGGACAGTCAATCATACCTGATGCACAAAAGAGAAGGGGCATGAAGGATTGCAAAAGCGGGACAGAAATCAAAATACAAGGATATGTctggagaaacagcagcagcatgccACATTTAGTTACAGTGGGCTGATAAAAATTTCATTAATGTATTTTCTACTGTGCGAGTTTAGATCTCTCAACTCTCAACATCTTAAGAAGATAAATATGGTATGGAAACACTAACAGGATACTCTGTAAAGGTAACACCCCTTTATTTTTCCCTGTGTCCTCTAGTTGTCATTTGATCTCTAGGATAGTTTAGACACCAGAAGAGAGAACGATGTATTTCTGCTGACTCAGACAAAGGCCATAACCCAAAATATTATTCTCTCAATAACACTGAGTTTTGTACGTCTGTTACTGATGCTGCAGCTTTAATCCTCACAAAGAATGGAGAGACTAGACGGTcaccaaaaataataaacgAGTGACCTGGACAAATCGTGTCACACACTTGATatacatcagccacaacagtgAAACCACTAACCAGTTAATTAAAGTAATATTGACCATCTCATTGTGATTAAATGCTATTCTGGGAAACCTCGCTAACCTAGCAcattatgtggatgttacttgacATGGTCCACATTATTGCACATCATTCACATCCCCGTGGCAACTGAGGTCCAGTACAGACGATCATGTGTCCATTGTAGacactttctgtgtgtgtttctgacaaACAGTGCGTCACCCTGATCAATAACAGTTTCCCATATTTCTGCTTACTCCATTACCCACCTGGTAACTCTGGCAGAAAGTTGCTGAGTTTCTCCTTCACCTTCTTCCCACAGAACTTGTTGTAGGCGTGTTCCAGGTTGTAGTGGGTGATGAGGTTGGTGTTGCCTGTTAACTCGTTTCCCACTAAACACAAATCAGAGATTAACATTTGGGCTGATCACATAATACACggttaattaaaatgtaatgtaaagtgGTGGAACAGGTCCACTAACCAATAAATCAACTAACACTTCATGGATGCTCGGTACTGtgatgtgtaaaataaatgttatataagtaacgtttattttaaaatataggACGATCTTTTTAACGGGAAACTTAATTGGAAATATTATAATCCAAGACAACAGAACATAACTTTTTATGAAAAGCTAGCAGGCTAATGACAGCAATTAGCTTGCTCAATGTTTAAGTCAAGTTATCTAGTTAGCTAAGATTAGCTAGTGTTGTTTACAAACTGCTTAGCAACCTTTGGCCTATTTCgttaattaaaaagacaaatcacaCAAAACGTATCCAGCTGTTATAATAATGCGACTGTACCAGGAAGCTCTCGCAGTAAGTAGAAAGGTTCATTCATGGCTCCGGGTTTCCGCAGAGCAGGCCCCTCATCCCCGAGCTGAGGTGGCATCTGCCCCGACATGGAGACTTGATTTTGCGGCATAGGCGGCGGAGGTTTCCCTGGTCCGAAACCCAGAGACGACGAGCCTTGCGGTCCCTGAGCTTCGTTTTGCCCGAACAGAGTTGAAAACATTTCCGTCATATCTATCACAAATAATACATGtatatagaaagaaaaagccGGGTTCTTGTAGCTTATGGCCTGTTAGTAACCAAAGGTTTCACCGTGAATCCATCCGAGTGTCAACTAATCGACTCGACTCTTCTTTGTGGCTTTATTTTCATGGCGCACATACCGTAATACCGGGCATAAGCGCGCACACATACCGTAAAGGTCGGTGTATACACGAACAAAAATCAGAGAAACAAATTTGAGTTCCAACATTTCGCGTTTATTttaagacagacaggaagagtaaacaaataaaatgtatatgtaCAGTTAAGTTAGTGGACACGTCGAGAAAGACTGAAGATCACGCATCAAAGACATCAGCAGGGCAAAGAGAAGATGTCAGCCTTTGGAACTCTGACGCTGTGctctgaaaaacacaagaaacataatTATCATTCAAGACAAACTATTCTAGTTGTCTATTCATGCCACACTCCTGTTTTTACCAAATAAATCCAATAATACTGAACTTACACAAAATACCTTCCATACCATACCGAGACAACAGTAGCAATGACATAACCACCTAAAATCTGTCAAACTAAATATATGTTTTGGCAATCGAAAAGCTAAATTAGTGTGTAGTAACATAACACAATCTGATTATTTTAAGTGCTTTTCTTACTCTTCCCTTTGAGCACTCTCATAGAATATGACAATGTTcccaaaaaaaattaagatttacaatatgagaatatatatatatagctggTGTATAATTGTGGATATCATgttaaaaagtaaatacaagacaaagaaaatatacCTGATACATAATGTTTATGCAGTATGTATCGGGTAACTGTTGAATTTCCTTGCATCATACTGTACACAGTTTATATGTAAAAACAATGGGGAATATGACTTCTTGTGGAAGTTATCCTGTACTGACATGTCTTTTGCCATTGTTTGTCTCACCTTCCACTCGTCAACAGCTGTAGAAATAAGATGTTCAGTCTGAGCTATCCTCTCTCTACCACCCTGAACCTTCTGGGCCAAGGCAGCATTCTCTTGTTGAATCTTTTTCAGTTCCAGCCGCATGTAGGCCTCCTGCTTCTGATAGTATGGCATCAAAAAGCTGCAAAAGTCCTGCTCAGGAACCCCACTTGGCCGCCTATAAGAACAATTGAAATGGGTAAAAGCTTAAAATGATCTGACATTTAATTATGTTgcaaaatggaaatattaaagGGTGATCTGAAGGTCTGAATGTGCAGTGGTGATTAAAATAGATCTATGTCAGAGCTTTGCAGGGAAACTGAGCATATGCAGTAAATGAAAGTAGAAGCTATAAGAGACATTTTTAACTCTGTGTACTGACCATGCAGGGTCTGCATTGTTCTTGGCGGCTCTCTCCAGTTTGTCCAGCTCATTCAGTTTAAACTCTAATCGTCCTTCTTCAATCAGTCTGTTGATGTCCTCCTTTACAGACACGGAAACACAGATCCTCATTtaaacaagtgaaaataaaagcatgtagACCAGTGCACACTGCATGCACAAACTGTAGGTATATGGCATTTTTGTTATTCTGGCTCTTAAACctatttttgttgtgttgccaatATATCTAGGGTCACTGACATGAAattgttcatttctttctccacacatttatttaactatttaaagaTTGAACATGTTTTGGAGCCATattgtgatcttttttttactagaacTGAATGTGCTGAAGTAAAAATACAGGGTGAATTGTACATTATATGAGCAAAAAGGCAGTTTCCATCTGTAGTTTTATTATACATGGTATTAATATGATGTGTACCTGTATAGTCTTCTTCAACTCCTCTATGAACTGCTTGTGAATGCTCTCCATCCTCTGTGGGTTCTTCTTGTACAGCGGGCGAAATATGCTGACGAATCTGTTGAAGCTGCAAGTGAAAATAGTCTTAACATAAAATGCAATCAAGTGTGGCTTTAAACTTTTTCTCAGTTAATTGATCTAATACTGAAATGAGTAGCTGActattcttttcttctctgggtCGAGTCACTTCTTGAGAGAAATGCTAACAATTCACTGTtttcagcttctcaaatgtgaagATTTTCTCCATTAACGTGATCATAACACATcatgtatttattcaaataaacacagttggatttaaaaaaaggaatatgAAGGCATCAGCCTCAGGTTTCTTATTATTTCCAGAGAATTTATAGATTTAATATTGCACTGTTTAATAACCTAAATATCCAAGGGACTTAATCTAAATAAGGGAGGGCTGATGTTTTTCCGTATTAATTCAATCAAAATATCATGATTTTACAATAACTCAATTTAAGTATTTGCTACTaaacggaaaaagaaaaaaaaatagaaatagataCACACTGAAGATTTCATTCCTACACCATCTTCTCTATGCAACTCTCCATATGCTAACTCAgctgtttaatttcagtttttgtctcACGCAACATTAACACCATTACATTGTAATTTACCTTACAAAATAAAGTAACAAGTTCATTGGCGATTGTCTAAGGGCAGGTTTACACAATAAATGCAAAGATGTTACCTGGCATGCTCGATGTATTTGTTCAGGCTCGTCTGCATCACTTTATCGAACAACTTTAAACGGTTGAACTGAGACTTTCCGGACGACGGTTTACCGTCCGACTCCTGGTTCGACATTTGTGAAGACGCTTCTCCTGGAGTTTCATCACTGAGTTTTTCATTAGCAGATGTTTTATTCTCACCCTCTTTCATTGCTACTTTGTTCGTCTCCATCTCCAACTTCCTGTTTATATTTTGCATTACCCGCCAAATCTACGGCTAGCCAAAAGGGACAAATTTGAGGTCAGGTGCGCATGCGCGATGTAACTTGGTCGCTCAGTTCAGCAGCTGTCATTTCTCCTCTAACCCGTCCTGGAGAGGTGTCGTCTCTGGCTGCCAGCATGGGCTTAATCACAGGACTTTGTGGCTTCTTGTACCACTTACCTCAGATTTACAAATGGCTGCTGAAGCCGTATTATATCACCTCTTTCTTCATGACCATAGCCTTTATGGTGGTCAGAAAGGCTCCAGGTCTATGCGAGCACCTGGCGACCCAGAGAGAGGACGGCAACTCCTGCGACTTTGACTGGGTGAGCGTGGTGGGGATAGTGTTGCGCTGCTGTGCTGCCTGGTGCTAAATGTGGTGGGACAGACTAGTTTGCTAACTTACTCACATGTCTCTCGGAGTTGTTTCATgacatgtgtctttttttattccacagaGGGAGCTGGAGATTCTCATGTTTCTCAGTGCAATAGTGATGATGAAGAACAGAAGAGCCAGTAAGTAACCatccccccaacacacacaccgacacacacacatgtttatgTGTAAACCCACTCATGCCATGTGTTTGTTTACTATGTAAACAGTCACAACACCCAATAAACCACAGAAAGCATCAGAATGAATATATTTCCTAATGAGATATAActgattttttgtgtgttcagtcgTATCCAACATCAGTAGGTATGAGTCTTCCTAACGTGTGCATGTTAAACTTTAACCAAATAGGAATTTGTGGTCTGATTTGCGGTTCACAATAGTGAGCCACATCCAGGAAGTTGTTGTGTAAACATTACATTTGCAGTGCAATCCCACCTTCTTCTGACCTTGGTGAACAAGGAGAAGGTTTCCATTCATtgttcctccctcccccccgtcTCTTTTTCAGTCACGCTGGAGCAGCACATAGGCAACCTGTTCTTATTCAGCAAAGTGGCCAACGTCATCCTCTTCTTCAGGCTGGACATCCGGCTCGGCATCCTCTACGTTGCCTTGTGTCTCGGTCAGTGTTGAGAGTCCTTCCCCCGCACATGAACACACCTGAGTTATGGTCATTGAT
Protein-coding regions in this window:
- the slc43a1a gene encoding solute carrier family 43 member 1a isoform X1; translated protein: MAPSLLQAYRRRWWMAVTAVIENLLCSAVLLGWASLLIMLKREGFYSYLCSENDSIVANLSDSGRKVWPDCVDQEEMLNLGFTIGSFLLSATTLPLGILMDRFGPRPIRLTGSLCFSLSCVIMAASSYNPEALSALIFLALSLNGFGGICLTFTSLTLPNMFGALSSTIMSLMIGSYASSAVTFPGVKLIYDAGVSFDVIMWMWAGLAGFVFLNCFFNWPTEGFPTPDEVDYSKILTQQALPSSDEKAVGEKLKNGDISHSSEKLPNGSDAAPATVPFRRSVFSPIFLWSLVTMGMTQLRIIFFMGAMNKMLEFMVTNGNEHPSEELKLEAKENVDFYSAIFGTLQLLCLLTCPLIGYIMDWKMKECKEEKTVASGIEQSVTSASKRDRKIQKVTNAMRAFILTNFLLLMFGCCNLINNLPVQILTFILHTMVRGFIHSCCGGLYAAVYPSNHFGTLTGLQSMISAVVALLQQPLFIAMVGPLKGDPYWINLGLLIFSLAGFLLPGYLFYHCRCLQSQKDARDKSREMQALNHTETNGHKPHTNGFSAVEP
- the slc43a1a gene encoding solute carrier family 43 member 1a isoform X2, which encodes MAPSLLQAYRRRWWMAVTAVIENLLCSAVLLGWASLLIMLKREGFYSYLCSENDSIVANLSDSGRKVWPDCVDQEEMLNLGFTIGSFLLSATTLPLGILMDRFGPRPIRLTGSLCFSLSCVIMAASSYNPEALSALIFLALSLNGFGGICLTFTSLTLPNMFGALSSTIMSLMIGSYASSAVTFPGVKLIYDAGVSFDVIMWMWAGLAGFVFLNCFFNWPTEGFPTPDEVDYSKILTQQALPSSDEKAVGEKLKNGDISHSSEKLPNGSDAAPATVPFRRSVFSPIFLWSLVTMGMTQLRIIFFMGAMNKMLEFMVTNGNEHPSEELKLEAKENVDFYSAIFGTLQLLCLLTCPLIGYIMDWKMKECKEEKTVASGIEQSVTSASKRDRKIQKVTNAMRAFILTNFLLLMFGCCNLINNLPVQILTFILHTMVRGFIHSCCGGLYAAVYPSNHFGTLTGLQSMISAVVALLQQPLFIAMVGPLKGDPYWVKKLTYFFMPAH
- the si:dkey-6i22.5 gene encoding polyamine-modulated factor 1; translation: MQNINRKLEMETNKVAMKEGENKTSANEKLSDETPGEASSQMSNQESDGKPSSGKSQFNRLKLFDKVMQTSLNKYIEHASFNRFVSIFRPLYKKNPQRMESIHKQFIEELKKTIQEDINRLIEEGRLEFKLNELDKLERAAKNNADPAWRPSGVPEQDFCSFLMPYYQKQEAYMRLELKKIQQENAALAQKVQGGRERIAQTEHLISTAVDEWKSTASEFQRLTSSLCPADVFDA
- the med19a gene encoding mediator of RNA polymerase II transcription subunit 19-A codes for the protein MTEMFSTLFGQNEAQGPQGSSSLGFGPGKPPPPMPQNQVSMSGQMPPQLGDEGPALRKPGAMNEPFYLLRELPVGNELTGNTNLITHYNLEHAYNKFCGKKVKEKLSNFLPELPGMIDCPGTQDGSSLRSLIDKPPVCGNSFSPLTGALLTGFRLHTGPLPEQYRLMHIQPPKKKSKHKHKHHRPQDPLPQETPSDTDPKKKKKKRDDDPDRKKKKKDKKKKKNRHSPDHPGLAGSQPNSNSLR